From the genome of Bradyrhizobium sp. ORS 278:
GTGGTGAGAGCACGGCCGCGCCTTTGCCCACCCTACGAGTCAGCGCCTCAGCGCAAGCCCTCATACACCATCAGGCCGCGGGCCAGCGCGAGCTTGCGCAAGGCGCGCGGCACGATCGGCTCGACGGGCGGATGGATGTAGCGCCAGGACACGACCTCGAGCGGCCCGAGCGCGCCTTGCGGCGTCTCGAACGGCGCGAGCAGGCCGGTCAGGCTGATCGGCTCATGGGCGCGCGTCGCGAACGGCAGAAGCAGCAGTTCGAACGACGCCGTCGTGCGATCCGGCGCCTGCGCCTTGACGCCGGCGATCGCGGGCAGCGTCTCCTCGGAGACGACAGTGACGATCTCCTCGATCTCGCGGCGGCTCGCCGGCGTGAACTGCGCCGGAAAACTCTTGTCCTTGACGTCGCCGCCGAGCAGGGCGCACAGCCGCGTGCCGGCCATGCGGAATGGAAAGCCCAACTCGGCGTCGCACGACAGCACGAAGATGTCGCCGAGCAGCTCGCGCACGGCTGACGGTTCGAACTCGCTGCGCTCAGGCGCCTTGGCGTGGCCGCGCCTGTCGTTCCAATAGGCGAAGAGCTCGCGATTGGACGGATGTTTCATCTGAAGACCCCTCGCGCCCTCGACGTCGTCAGGACATCGCTGTCCCGCTTTCGTCCAGGCGCCTCCCTGGATTGTTGTCGCAGGAGGGGCGGTGCAGCGTCCATGCCGATGGTGCGATCGTGCCGGCTTTCTCCCGATCTTCCGCGCGTTAAGGTTAAATTAACGATGTCCTTGGCAGCGCCCATGGGATCGTTAAGAAAGCGTTCATCAGGTCGCGGCCGGAAGGTGGAAGGTCCGCCGCGATCGGAAGGGTACACGAAGGCGGCGTCAAACACGTCCGGTCGTCGCGACGGGGAGGGGTGGGGATAACAAACCCAGGGCTCCCCGGACGCAGAAAAAAGACCGGCGATCTCGCGAGGGAGGGCTTTCTCAGGGCTCTCCCTCTTTCTTTTTCAGATCTCCGCACATCCCGGGCCATCAGGCCGCACATCAACTTTGCATGTGTGCGCTTGCACAACGCCGGCAAAGCCGCCTATCTGACGGTTCTGTTCCTCCCGTCGAAGGCGTGCGTTCCCTTGGATTCCCCGTCAGATCCCACGCAAGAGCAACCGCTTCAGGAGACGCCGCGAGAGCCGATCCTGAACCTGCCGGGCGCGTTGACGGCCTACATCGCTCTGATCGCGGCGATCCATCTGCGCGTGCTGCTTCCGGACGAGTGGGACAACTACGTCATCGACCTGTTCGCCTTCGTCCCGAAACGATACGACCTCACGCTACTCGACGCTGCGTTTCCCGGGGGCACGCCGGCCAAGCTGTGGACCTTCGTCAGCTACTCGCTGCTGCATGCCAATCTGACGCATATCGGCTTCAACATACTGTGGCTGCTGCCGTTCGGCAGCGCGCTGGCGCGGCGCTTCGGGGCGGTGCGATTCTATCTGTTCATGGCCGTCACGGCGGCCGGCGGCGCGCTCGCGCATCTCATCACGCATGAGCATGAGCTGGCGCCGATGATCGGGGCATCGGCCTCGGTCTCCGGCGCGATGGCCGCCGCGATGCGCTTCGCGTTCGTGCGCGGCGGCTTCCTGTCGTTCGGCCGCGGCGATGCCGATGCGGCGGCCAGGGTGCCGGCGCTGTCGCTGGCGAGTGCACTGCGCAATCCGCGCGTGCTCGGCTTTCTGGCGGTCTGGTTCGGGGTCAACATCGTGTTCGGCGTCGGCGACCTGACGCCCGGTGCCGAGGGCGCCAGCGTTGCCTGGCAGGCGCATATCGGCGGCTTCCTGACGGGACTGCTGCTGTTTGCGCTGTTCGATCCGATCCCGCATGTGCGTGAAGATGCTGCACCTGCGTTGCCGTCGGAGTCGGCCGACAGTTAGTTGCCTCAAGGCTGCGCTTGCGAGCGCGCGTGAATTCATCCATCATTTGCGCCTGATGCAACCGGAGCACGATTCCGGGCTAATAGAGCAGGGCGCTCGTTGCGGCGGGCAGCCTGCCGAGCGCAGTGCAACCAGAACGCGTTGCGATCAAGCGCGACTGGTGCATGGCCAGACTGTTGATTGACACTCGTGACTCAGCACGCGCCTGACTAAAGACTGCTGCAAGCATCGGCCGCAAGACGCCTCGCGGAAGAAGGCGCGCCGGCCTCTCAAGGAGACGAGCAATGACAGTACGTGCGATCCTCGACACCAAGGGCCACAAGGTCGAGAGCGTCGAAGCTCAGACCACACTCGCCGAAGCCGCCAAGCTGCTCGCAGATCGCAAGATCGGCGCTGTCCTGGTCATGTCGGGCACGCGGATGGAGGGCATTCTCTCCGAGCGCGACATCGTCCGCTCGCTCGGCGAGCGTGGCGCCGGCGCACTCACCGAGCCGGTGTCGAGCGTGATGACGCGGCGCGTCGTCAGCTGCCGGCCGCAGGACACGGTGGCCGAGATCATGGAGATGATGACCAACGGCAAGTTCCGCCACCTGCCGGTCATCGAGGGCGGCCTCGTCGTCGGCCTGATCTCGATCGGCGACGTCGTGAAGTGGCGCGTCCAGGAATATGAGAACGAGCAGGAAGCGCTGCGGCAGTACATCAAGACGGCGTAGTCCCGCCGGCCGGCGCGGTCGCGCCGATCGCCTCATGGATCGAATCCAGCGCTCGTTCGGCCGCCTTGGTGCCGAACGCGATGAGATCGGCCGCGCGATGAAAATCGAACCAGCCGATCTGGCCGACGCGCGGCGAGATCAACAGGTCCGGCGGATCGCCGGCGAGCCGCGCGCGGGTGATACGGTCCTGCATGATGTTGAAGGCGTCGACCATCACCGAGGAGATCCCGGGCCGGCCGCCGCCGCCGAAGAACTGCCGCTTTACCGCCTTCTCCGGCGAGAACAGCTTGCCGAAGCGGCGTTTCGGCGGGGTGCTCTCGATCACCGTCTCCGGCACCTCGACCGGCTGGCCATGCGAATAGATCGTCGTCGAATGCGTGAACACGTCGCTGGACAGATTGGCGGCAATGACGATCTCGGCGCCCAGCGCGCGCGCCGCCGACACCGGCACCGGATTGACCATGGCGCCGTCGACCAGCCAGCGATCGCCGATCAGGACCGGCGCGAAGATACCGGGCAGAGCGTAGGAGGCGCGCATCGCGTCGACCAGGCTGCCATGCGTCAGCCAGATCTCATGCCCGGTCCGGATCTCGGTCGCCACGGTCGCGACCTTCATCGGCAGCTCCTCGATGGCGACGCGGCCGAGCGAGGCCTCGAGCTGCGCTGCGAGCTTCTCGCCGCCGATCAAGCCGGAGCCGTTGAGGCGGATGTCGAGATAGCCGAGCACGCTGCGCATCTGCAGGCTGCGCGCCCATTCCTCCAGCGTGTCGAGCTGGCCGGCCGCGTAGGCACCGCCGACCACCGCGCCGATCGAGGTTCCGACGACGACGTCTGGCACGATCCCATGGGCCATCAGGGTCCGGATCACGCCGATATGGGCGAAGCCGCGCGCCGCGCCGCCGCCGAGCGCCAGCCCGATGACCGGCTTGCGGATCGTGCCGAGCCCGACATTGGTACCATCTCCGCTCTGGCGGCGTCCCATCAGCATATCCAGCACCGTCGTCTCCACGCTCACGCCAATCGGCGACGTGCGGTCCGCCGCCGCGGCCGCGTCGTCGCCCCGTCTGCGATCAAGCTAGCAGAAGCATCCTTCATGCCGGTTGACGGGCGGCGCAGATGCCGTCGATTTGATCTTCCGGGCAGCGCAGGAGCGCGGCCGGCGGCCGTGCGGCCGGTTGCGATCGAGCGCAGGTTGCGGCGTTACGGTTACTGGATCAAAGCAGCAGAGGCTTGAATTTGCCCCGTTTTCGGTCAAAAGCAGGATGATGACGACAGGGCTTGGGTTCCCCAGATTCCGGCGTAGCGGGCGGCTGTCCTGGCCTGTCCTTGCCGTCGCATGCCTCCTCGCCACGTCGCCGGCGACGGCGCAGTTGTTCAGCGATCGTCCCCCGCCGATCCCGCCGGCCTCGGTGCCGGATCCCGGCGCCGCCGTGAGCCTGGCGCCGCCCTCCGGTCCGGCGGCCGGTCCGGTGCCGCCGCCCGCACCGCAGGCCCTCCCAGGGCCGCCGGTCGCCGCCATTCCGCCCGCCGCCGTTCCCCCCGGGGCTCCACCGCTGGCTACGCCTCCGCCGGCCGCGGTGCCGAATCAGGGCGTGCTGTCGTTGTCGGCGCGCTACGGCAAGGATCTGCCGAACATCAATGGCGGCCTGGTCTGGCGCGTGTTCGCCGACCGGCCCGATGAGACCGGCACGTTCAAGATGCTGCGCGAGGATCGCGGCCCCACGCCCAACATCGTGCTGCCGCCCGGCAATTACGTCGTTCACGTCGCGCTCGGCCTCGTCAGCGCGGTCCGGACGGTGAACCTGAAGGCCGAGACCGACCGCGAATCGTTCCTGCTGCCGGCCGGCGGGCTGCGCCTCGAGGGCCGCGTCGGCAGCACCAAGATCCCGCAGAACCAGATCTCGTTCGCGATCTACAAGGGCAGCCAGTTCGACGGCCGCGAGCGCGCGCCGATCGTGCCCAACGTCGCGGCCGGCGACATCCTGATGCTGCCGGAGGGGACCTATTACATCGTCTCCAACTACGGTGACGCCAATGCGGTGGTCCGCTCGGATATCCGCGTCCAGGCCAGCAAGCTGACCGACGTCACCGTCACCCACCGCGCCGCTGTCATCACCCTGAAGCTCGTCTCCGACAAGGGCGGCGAGGCGCTCGCCAACACCGCATGGTCGGTCATCAACCCCGGCGGCGACGTGATCAAGGAATCGGTCGGCGCCTTCCCCAAGGTCGTGCTGTCCGAAGGCGACTACCGCGCCATCGCCAAGAACGAAGGCAAGGTCTTCGAGCGATCCTTCAGTGTCGTCAACGGCGTCGACGGCGAGGTCGAGGTGCTGGCGCGCTAGGCGCGCAACCCAGCCAAGCATGTCGCTGCCACGTCGTAGCTGCGGCTGCGTTGCCCGGATGGGCGCAGCGATATCCGGGATCTCACGCGCAGTCCGTTGAACCCGCATGTCGCTGCGCTCATGCGGGCACGACAGCGCCCATTTGAACGCGATCTCTCTCCACGCGTCATTGCGAGCGTAGCGGTAACTGCCCAGGTACCCGACCTCATCCCTTGACTGACCCCATGCGTTTGTGAGTCAAGGTATGGATGAAGCCACCGCACTCATTGTCGGTTGATTCGCTGCTGGCCCTGATTGGGGAGTTGCAGGCGCGCAACCTGATGCTGGAACAGCAGAACGCGTTGCTGTTGGCCCGTGTGGCCGATCTGGAGCGCCGGCTTGGTCTGGATAGCTCCAATAGCAGCAAACCGCCTTCGAGCGATGGGCCGGGCCAGGGTCCGCGCCGGACACGCAGCCTTCGCGAGCGAGGGGTGAGGAAGCCCGGCGGCCAGCCAGGTCATCCAGGCAAGCACTTGAAGCGGTCGGACCAGGTCGATCATACAATCATCCATCGCCCCGCCACGTGCAGAGGCTGCCAAGCGGCGCTGGGCGAGGAGCCGTTGGACTTTGTCGACAGCCGTCAGGTGTTCGATCTGCCGGCGCCGAGGCCGCTGATCGTCACGGAGCATCAGCGCTATCGTTGCACATGCAGCGGCTGTGGCGCAGTCACGACGGGAACGTTTCCCACGGAGGTCAAGGCGCCAGCGCAATATGGCGCACGGTTGTCCGCCGTGGTGACGTATCTGTCGGCTGGACAGTTCCTGCCTGAAGATCGTTTGGGACAGGTCCTCACCGATCTGTTTGGCGTGACTGTCTCGGCCGGCACGATCGGGCAGATGATCGCCCGTGCCGCCAGTCGGACGCGGGATTTCGCTGCGGCAGTCTGCGAAGAGATCCGCGGAGCACCGGTCAAGCATCTGGATGAGACCGGGTTTTGGGTGGGTGCCACGCCGCAATGGCTGCATGTCGCGGGCACCGCCGGGATCAACGGGCTGGTGCATTATCGCGTGTCCCAAAGGCGCGGCGAGGTGCTGACGCAAGCGGCGCATATCGTGATGCACGACCACTGGACATCCTATTTTCAGATGCCGGGGGTCACGCATGCGCTGTGCAATGCGCATCATCTGCGCGAGCTGACGGCGCTGGTGGACATCGACGGCGAGGCCTGGGCTCGACGCATGCGTACGCTGCTCCGAGACCTGTGCCATGAGGTCAATCTGGCGCCGGAGCGTCCAGCCGGCCAGACAGGTGCGCTGCCTCCCGCCAAAATCCGCACCGCCGAGCGGAAGTATGACCGTATCATCCGCGCCGGCATCGCCTGGCACGAGGCGCTTCCCGCACTGCCGCGCGATGTCAAACGCGGACGGATCAGGCGGCGCACCGGCCATAATCTCCTGCTGCGCCTCAAGCTGCACAAAGAGGCAGTGCTACTGTTCCTGCGCAACCCGGCGGTGCCGTTTACCAACAACGAGGCCGAGCGCGATGCCCGCATGATGAAGTTGCGGCAGAAGATCTCTGGCGGCTTTCGCACCTCTCAAGGCGCGGACAACTTCGCAACGCTACGTACCTTGATCGGCACCGCTCGAAAGCGCGGATGGAACATGCTCGAAACATTGTCCGCATGCCCAACACAGCTCACCCATAAAATCCGCCTCGCTTGACCGAGCGGGGACCTGGGCAGTTACGCGTAGCGAAGCAATCCAGGGTGGCGGGCGGGACTCTGGATTGCTTCGCTGCGCCGCTGCGCGCGCAATGACGAGGAGGTTCTTGGCGGGAAGATTCGCGCCGCGAGAGCGACTGTCCGTAGAGCTTGTGAGCCAATTTGAGTTCAGGGCTGAGTTTGCGACGAGGGGGCTGTCGCCGCGGGATAGCCGTTGTGGGCGGCTCTGTGCGGCGGATTGTCCCGGAGGATCCCTCGGATGCCGCTCCCGGCGACTATGATGCTGCTTTTTGACAGGCGATGAGGTGCAATCCTTGCAGAAGGTTGTTGGTGAACGCGTACCAGCTCACGACGGCGCGAACCTTGTCGATGCCGCGTACCGTCACTTGCCGGAGGTCCCAGTTGCGCCAGCGGGCGTGGATGCATTCGCACAGCGAGCGGAGCTGATACTGAGCCTTGCCGGCTTCGCTCGCCATGCGCGCTCGCCAGGCCGCCACACCAGGGCCATCGGTATCTCGGGGCAGATAAGGATCAACACCGCTTTTTTGCGAGCGCGGCGGACAGTAGATCTCGATGTTCTGGCCATGCGCCCATTCGATGTCGTCGCCACGGCAGTATCCGCCATCGACGAGGTAGCGCCTGGGCAGGCGTTGCAGCTTGTCGCGCAGCCGCTCCAGCATCGGTCGCATCAGGCCGCCGTCTGATCCGTTGTTGTCGATGTCGATTGCGACCACGATCATCGCAGCTGCAGCGCTGACGACCTGCACGTTGTAGGCGGGACGGAAGCCGGCATCGGCCATCTTCATCCGCCGCGCCTGCGGATCGGTGGTGGAGGCCCGAGGCTCCTTCGGCTTCTTGCCGTTACCGCCTTTTTCCTCGAGCTTCTGGCGCTTGCGCTTGATCTCCTCCAGCGCCGCCTGCGCCGCTTCGACCTTCTGTTTATGCTCGCGTGCGGCGCGCTCACGCGCCGCGCGGATGCGCCGGTTGCTGGCTTCTGGATCTGCATCGACTTCCCGCTTGAGCTCTTCCACCACCTCCGTTGCTTCCGCCAGCTTCTGCTGCAGCCTCGCTTCGCGCCGGAACGAGCTGGCCCCCGCATTGGCGCGGATCCGCACCCCGTCCTGTGCCAGCGTATCGAGATCGACCAGCCCGGCCTCGCTCAACGCCGCCAGATGTTCGCTCATCAGGCGGTCGAGCACATCGGCACAGCCGACGCGGAAGTCCGATAGCGTGTGATAGTTCAGCGATACCCCGCCACACAGCCAGCGATAGGCATCATGGCTCTCGCACAGGCGATCCAGCGCCCGAGCACTGCCGACGCCGTCGCTGGTGGCATAGAGCCAGAGCGCCAGCAAAAGGCGTGGCGACGGTGCCGGATGACCAGGCCTGTTCTCCCGCGCCTTCACTCGGTCTTCCAACTCGCTCAGGTCGAGCGTCTCGACATAGGTCCAGATCATCCGCGCCGGATGATCCTGCCCGATCAGGCTGTCGATATCGACCGCGCGCAGCTCGACCTGGTTGCGCTCCGGAACCCGCAGACGAGGCGCACCCTTCGGAAGCTCCCGCGCTTTGGGACCCGACTGCTCCGGCAATCCATCGAAAAGCTCGTCCTTAGCCATCATGACCTCCAGCAAACCGCTCCGCTCAGAGAATCATAGTCAGCGAGAATAGGCATCGAAAGATTCACAGCCTCGTAGGGTGGGCAAAGGCGAATGCGAGATCCTCGACGGGCGAGCCCGTGAGTGGCGCCGTGCCCACCATGTTGCAGCGGGACGCGCTGATGGACGGTGGGCACGCTGCCGCCTCCGGCGGCCGCTTTGCCCACGCTACGGAGCCGTCATTGCGAGTGCTGACGCGAGTGCGTAGGGCCGTTGTCACCTTGCTTCGATCGACGCGCCAGCGTCTCGTGGGACCGGTGCTCGGTCCTGCAAAAGTCCCGTTCCGGCCAGGGTGAGAACTCTGCGGATGACCTCGTTCAAATCGTCGTCGCGCACGACCTGGCGGTCGATCAGAAGCAGTCCGAGACCGTGCACGAGCGCCCATAGAAACAGACCGGCGATGCGCACGTCCGTGGCGGGCAGCCGCGCCTCGAGGCTCGCTTTCATGATCTCGTAGCTGCGCGCCCGCAGCGCGCGGATCGCGTTGCTGTGCTGTGAGACTTCCGGAAAACCTTCGCCGAACATCAGCCGGTAGAGCGCCGGATTGGCGCGCACGAAGGCGATATACGCTTCGCCATAGCTGAGCAGCGAGCCGTTCGGGTTCGCCGGCGCGGCGGCGAGGCACGCGGCGAGTTCGGCCGCGCCTTGCTCGGCGAGGCCGAGCGCGATGGCGTCGCGGCTCGGAAAATGATGATAGGCGGACGGCGCCGAGACGCCGACCCGGCGCGAGATCTCGCGCAGGCCGAGGAATGACGGCCCGCGCTCCTCCAGCACCTCGCGCGCCGCGGTCAGAAGCGCGTTGCGCAGGTCGCCATGATGATAGGTCTTGCGCGGCTTCTTCGCTGGCCTCGCCATATGCCTCGTTTCCGGTCAAATCTTTACAGTGTTAGAATTATGCGTTATCGCGTCGTGGCGCGCAACCCGATGGCTCGGGATGGAAGGGAACGATCGTCATGCAGAAGGGACAGCCCAGCCGGACCGCCTTCGGAGCGGCGATCCTTCGCGCCGCGCATCAGACCGTCGATGGCGCGAGCATCTTTGCTGATCCGCTGGCCCGCGTGCTTCTCGGCGACGAGGCCGACGCGCTGGTGGCGGCCGCATCCGTGGACGAGACGAGACAGCAGCTCAGGCGCTTCATCGCCGCGCGCAGCCGTTTCGCCGAGGATACCCTGGCCGCGGCGGTGGCCCGCGGCGTTCGCCAGGCGGCGGTGATCGGCGCAGGCCTCGATACGTTCAGTCTGCGCAACCCGCACCAAGGCGGCGGGCTGCGTGTCTTCGAGGTCGACCATCCGGACACTCAGGCCTGGAAGCGGGAGCGCATCGCCGCAGCCGGCCTTGCTCTGCCGCCCTCGCTCATCTTCGTGCCGGTCGATTTCGAGCGGCAAAGTCTCGCCGATGCGCTGGCCGGTGCCGGCTTTCGAACCGACGAACCCGCCTTCTTTCCCTGGCTCGGGGTCGTGCCCTATCTTCGGCGCGAGGCGATCCTGGCGGTGCTGCGATTCATGGCCAGCGTGCCCGCCGCGGAGGTCGTGTTCGACTACACCGAGCCGCTCGACAATTACGCTCCGGCGCGGCGCGCCCATGTCGAAGCACTCGCCGCACGCACTGCCGCGATCGGCGAGCCCTGGCTGAGCCGGTTCGATCCTTTGGATCTCAACGGCGAACTGCGCGCATGCGGCTTCGACGAGATCGATGATTTCGGCCTCGCCGAGATCGTCGGCCGCTATCTCGGCGCGTCCGTCGGCGGAGGCGCGAGAGAGGCAGGACCGCATGTCGTGCACGCGCGGCGCGTTCACTAGGGCGGGACGCCAGCCGTCGTTGACGAGGCGACACACAGGCTATGCTCTGTGTGTCTGCCCGGCGGGTTGATTTGTCGCAGTTATGAGTCCTTGCGCCGTCGGGCAAATCGGAACGATCTTTCCGGGCATCCCATCCCGGGATGAGGGGCGTATCGCGGTCGTCACGGCACGCGGGGCGGGGAGGCGGTGGGCGTGGTGGATCGCAGCGCGGGTTGCTCGCGCGGACGAACGGTCTCTCACGCACGGTCAAGTCGCGCGGTCCTGATATCCCGATGCTGATATCAACCTCATATCGATGCTCGCGCGTCGTGCGGGGATGGTGGCCCGAAAGCCCGGCGCACCAGGGAGAACGCGAAGCAGCCGTTAAAGCCATCGCGCAGGGAGGGCCGGGTCTGTCCGGCTGAACCTGTGGTACCTGCCGCCTGAATTTTTTTCGCAGGCGGGCCACGAGCCTCAGTCGAGGTCCGGTCCTCCCTGCGCCCTCATCTGATCGAGGGCAGCCATGACGCATCACCCGGGCGGATGACACGCCGCGGGAAGCGTCGTCACACTTATTAGTTGAAGATCGTCGCAATGAGCGCAGGACGTCAAGTGCAGGCGATCAGCCGATGCTGAGCCACTGTCATAGTCTCTAAAGCGCGCTAACCATGGAACCACTTCGAACTGTCATATTCGATCGTGACCGCTGCACCGCCATTCTGGATTTACAGCTCATTAAAAACAAATCTGCTTGGAATACCGCTACGAGCAGCTGGCGATTGAGCAAGATCCGATGAGTCCCGCGAAGAAGAAGACGTCCGCGACGGTCAGTAATGATCTGTTCGACGACATTCCGGTGCTCAAGCGCAAATGGCACGCGGCGTTGAAGCCCGGCCAGAGCCTGCCGCGCTACGAAGACGTGATGCTGGGAAGCCTCGGCCGTCTCGCCGACCACGTCGCGCTGCTGCGGGAGGAGGATGACAGGCTCGAAATCACCCGCAGCGGCCGCTACGTCCAGCAATGGCTGCAGAACGATGGCTGGGATATTCCGGTCGAA
Proteins encoded in this window:
- a CDS encoding PAS domain-containing protein, producing the protein MKHPSNRELFAYWNDRRGHAKAPERSEFEPSAVRELLGDIFVLSCDAELGFPFRMAGTRLCALLGGDVKDKSFPAQFTPASRREIEEIVTVVSEETLPAIAGVKAQAPDRTTASFELLLLPFATRAHEPISLTGLLAPFETPQGALGPLEVVSWRYIHPPVEPIVPRALRKLALARGLMVYEGLR
- a CDS encoding rhomboid family intramembrane serine protease, whose translation is MDSPSDPTQEQPLQETPREPILNLPGALTAYIALIAAIHLRVLLPDEWDNYVIDLFAFVPKRYDLTLLDAAFPGGTPAKLWTFVSYSLLHANLTHIGFNILWLLPFGSALARRFGAVRFYLFMAVTAAGGALAHLITHEHELAPMIGASASVSGAMAAAMRFAFVRGGFLSFGRGDADAAARVPALSLASALRNPRVLGFLAVWFGVNIVFGVGDLTPGAEGASVAWQAHIGGFLTGLLLFALFDPIPHVREDAAPALPSESADS
- a CDS encoding CBS domain-containing protein, with the translated sequence MTVRAILDTKGHKVESVEAQTTLAEAAKLLADRKIGAVLVMSGTRMEGILSERDIVRSLGERGAGALTEPVSSVMTRRVVSCRPQDTVAEIMEMMTNGKFRHLPVIEGGLVVGLISIGDVVKWRVQEYENEQEALRQYIKTA
- a CDS encoding patatin-like phospholipase family protein — its product is MLDMLMGRRQSGDGTNVGLGTIRKPVIGLALGGGAARGFAHIGVIRTLMAHGIVPDVVVGTSIGAVVGGAYAAGQLDTLEEWARSLQMRSVLGYLDIRLNGSGLIGGEKLAAQLEASLGRVAIEELPMKVATVATEIRTGHEIWLTHGSLVDAMRASYALPGIFAPVLIGDRWLVDGAMVNPVPVSAARALGAEIVIAANLSSDVFTHSTTIYSHGQPVEVPETVIESTPPKRRFGKLFSPEKAVKRQFFGGGGRPGISSVMVDAFNIMQDRITRARLAGDPPDLLISPRVGQIGWFDFHRAADLIAFGTKAAERALDSIHEAIGATAPAGGTTPS
- a CDS encoding IS66-like element ISBrsp5 family transposase; protein product: MKPPHSLSVDSLLALIGELQARNLMLEQQNALLLARVADLERRLGLDSSNSSKPPSSDGPGQGPRRTRSLRERGVRKPGGQPGHPGKHLKRSDQVDHTIIHRPATCRGCQAALGEEPLDFVDSRQVFDLPAPRPLIVTEHQRYRCTCSGCGAVTTGTFPTEVKAPAQYGARLSAVVTYLSAGQFLPEDRLGQVLTDLFGVTVSAGTIGQMIARAASRTRDFAAAVCEEIRGAPVKHLDETGFWVGATPQWLHVAGTAGINGLVHYRVSQRRGEVLTQAAHIVMHDHWTSYFQMPGVTHALCNAHHLRELTALVDIDGEAWARRMRTLLRDLCHEVNLAPERPAGQTGALPPAKIRTAERKYDRIIRAGIAWHEALPALPRDVKRGRIRRRTGHNLLLRLKLHKEAVLLFLRNPAVPFTNNEAERDARMMKLRQKISGGFRTSQGADNFATLRTLIGTARKRGWNMLETLSACPTQLTHKIRLA
- a CDS encoding IS1182-like element ISBrsp2 family transposase, with the protein product MMAKDELFDGLPEQSGPKARELPKGAPRLRVPERNQVELRAVDIDSLIGQDHPARMIWTYVETLDLSELEDRVKARENRPGHPAPSPRLLLALWLYATSDGVGSARALDRLCESHDAYRWLCGGVSLNYHTLSDFRVGCADVLDRLMSEHLAALSEAGLVDLDTLAQDGVRIRANAGASSFRREARLQQKLAEATEVVEELKREVDADPEASNRRIRAARERAAREHKQKVEAAQAALEEIKRKRQKLEEKGGNGKKPKEPRASTTDPQARRMKMADAGFRPAYNVQVVSAAAAMIVVAIDIDNNGSDGGLMRPMLERLRDKLQRLPRRYLVDGGYCRGDDIEWAHGQNIEIYCPPRSQKSGVDPYLPRDTDGPGVAAWRARMASEAGKAQYQLRSLCECIHARWRNWDLRQVTVRGIDKVRAVVSWYAFTNNLLQGLHLIACQKAAS
- a CDS encoding TetR/AcrR family transcriptional regulator, with the protein product MARPAKKPRKTYHHGDLRNALLTAAREVLEERGPSFLGLREISRRVGVSAPSAYHHFPSRDAIALGLAEQGAAELAACLAAAPANPNGSLLSYGEAYIAFVRANPALYRLMFGEGFPEVSQHSNAIRALRARSYEIMKASLEARLPATDVRIAGLFLWALVHGLGLLLIDRQVVRDDDLNEVIRRVLTLAGTGLLQDRAPVPRDAGASIEAR
- a CDS encoding SAM-dependent methyltransferase, producing MQKGQPSRTAFGAAILRAAHQTVDGASIFADPLARVLLGDEADALVAAASVDETRQQLRRFIAARSRFAEDTLAAAVARGVRQAAVIGAGLDTFSLRNPHQGGGLRVFEVDHPDTQAWKRERIAAAGLALPPSLIFVPVDFERQSLADALAGAGFRTDEPAFFPWLGVVPYLRREAILAVLRFMASVPAAEVVFDYTEPLDNYAPARRAHVEALAARTAAIGEPWLSRFDPLDLNGELRACGFDEIDDFGLAEIVGRYLGASVGGGAREAGPHVVHARRVH